Genomic DNA from Misgurnus anguillicaudatus unplaced genomic scaffold, ASM2758022v2 HiC_scaffold_26, whole genome shotgun sequence:
ttcaaagttgaatacattttaaatattaataagtctttatctttacagaataaaactatacaataacagcctcatgcaaagcattctgggaaccagaaatcatcatcaaactttttctgtttttttgcttcagattttgtttcccagaatgtttagcttgatgctgtttttctagttttactctgtaaagacaaagacttgtaaatgtttaatgttcatttaactttgaacaaaatgttgccagtaataacataaatttaaatctacggtaagttaccggcaagccagctgcaaatttctacagaatttttttacagtgatagcTTGTTTTTTTTCAATTGCTCCTATCTTTTCACAGTCACTTTTAAGAAATTGAACTACAGTAGAGGCCCACGTTTCGACATAAGACAAaaatttatttcaaatgtttctttttttttactttgatattactatttattttgtaaaggaGGTCGGAGACACCGTGTGCTAGTAAGTGATAATATACGCATAGAAATTTACAGAACATTCAAGGGTACATGTTTTTTGTCCTTTTCCTGACTAAATTAACTCAAAACTTCCAACACACGAAGAATAATCTTCATTTCGAACATATCGTCTCCAATGACATGGAAATAGATAAAAAGTTAATATAGTaaaccaatatttaaaaaaaggccAACACAATACAAACCCTCAGGATatggaaaataaaaacaaatatcgagatgctgttttaaatgttaaattctCATCAAACCAACtaaaaacgaataaacattatCTGCCCCTAAATTACGCTACACAGACCATTTTGATGTTTCAAGAGACACTGAAGTAAGGATAGTTTTCTCTTACACAAGGGGCGAGAGTTCTAGAAACAGATTCACTACAGCACGAGTCCTTGTGCTGGTTTAGTCCTTTATTCGTTAAACAGATGAGAAATCTAACTAACAGACTAGTAAGTATATCAGCTTGTAACCTAAGAACCAGTGAGCATATCCAGTAGATGTATGGTGAGACTGCCAGAAGTTAACTGAATTTTGGGAATATGTTACGACTACACTAAACACAGGGGTACATCAGAGGTCGGGCGACTGTGGTGCTACCGGCCAGCTGATTGGCCGGTTCACGTGATGATGCAAGAGCCTGCAAGTCTTGATGTGTTCTGAAGCCAAGAGCCGCccaagagagaaagagagagagacatagaGAATGCGTACAAAACGGTCCCACGGTAGAAACAGCAGTCTTGATGAGCCATGTTTAAATGGAGAAACGCCCCACGCTCATCAATATGATGAGCAACCAAGTCCAAAGCCATACATGGAGAAgtctctgtgttttttttttccttttttgttgtctttaatttgtttatttgcaGTCCAAAAGGAAAAACAAGaactaaaaacaaaccaaatgataaaaaaaatcaattccagATTTACAATAAATGTAGAAGGGAAAATTAACTACAGAAGTTTGGGTAAGAGAGACTCCGCCCCTGGGGTCCACAGCACCGGTCTGAGGGGCAGTGCAGGTCTGGGCTGTCCACAAAGATGCCTGCACTAAAATCCTGGTGGGCAGTTGTCGGTGAAGCGGTGGATCAGGGTGCTATGTGCTCTCAGATGTTGCCGTCTCGCTGTTCTCACAGTTGCCTAAAAGTGAAATGAACTTGATGTTAACTCTGTATATCACTGTGTGATCAGATGACACTGACAAAACTTAGATATTGATCCGTTTATCACTTTGCACATCTTTTTGACATTGTGAATATTTAGATGGTCAATGTTGGCTATTTAATAGTGATTAACCATTCCAAAAAATATGCTGCTGTAATGTATTGCTATTACTTTTATTTAGTACTGGATTAACCCCTTTAAATTGAACTCCTTTACCATCTTTTAAAAcaatactccactttcataaaataaaaatcctgataattaaCTAGATCATCCAAGATGTcatgcataagggtcttatctagcgaaacgatcatcattttcaccaaaaaaaaaataaaataagaataataatatgtacttttaaacaacaacttcttgtcttgcacaAGCCTTGTGATGCGCCAGCATGACCTTACGTACTGCGTAAACACGTCAAAAGGTCATGTGTCACATATGTGAAAAGCACACTTGCAGATCATTTTagacaataaactgacacaaatgcattaatttgtatcattacACATGCAACAATGATTGAATGTTCCTCTTTCACTGGACTTGTAATCACTAGGGCAGTAGTTTGGCATACATCATgcatgacctttcgacgtgattacgtaatacataAGGTCATGCTGGTGCATCACACGGCtggtgcaagacaagaagttgtggttaaaaagtttttttttcgtgAAAATGTGGATAGTTTCACTAGATACGACCCTTATTCATCATTATTGATCATTTAGagcaaaaaaacattattaatccTTTTTTTTTCTGGTTTTAATGTCCAACAACGGAAACAAAATATATGTATACAAGAATGACATTATTGAGCACTTAGTTGCATTAAAGAGGGACActacttttttttgaaaatatactaattttccagctcccgtagagttaaacattagatttttagcggttttggaatccattcagctgatctccgggtctggcgctaccacttaaaggattagtccattttcttaaaagaaaaatccagataattgactcaccaccatgtcatccaaaatgttgatgtctttctttgttcagtcgagaagaaattatgttttttaaagaaaacattgcagaatttttctaagtttaatggactttaatagaacccaacatttaataattaactcaacacttaacagttttttttcaactgagtttcaaaggactataaacaatcccaaacgaggcataagggtcttatctagcgaaacgattgtcatttttgacaagaaaaaaaacaaatatacacttttaaagcacaacttctcgtcatgtagatccggtcgtgatgcgccagctgaccccactacgtcaccgcaatacgtcatgacgtcaagaggtcacagaggacgaacgcgaaactccaccccagtgtttacaagcgtcttgaaagaggaccgttcctacgttgttgtatgtcaactgatactaattaatgtctttgtgtcagtttattgtttaaaatggtccgcaaatgtgcgttttatatatctaacacgtgacctccctacgtcactacgcatttacgttaggtcgtgctggaccggaccttgacaaaaagttgtggtttaaaagtacatatttttattgtcaaaaatgacaatcgtttcgctagataagacccttatgcctcgtttgggatcgtttatagtcctttgaaactccgtttaaaaaaactgttacgtgttgagttaagtattaaatgttgggctctattaaagtccattaaaattagaaaaatcctgcaatgttttcctcaaaaaacataatttcttctggactgaacaaagaaagacatcaacattttggatgacatggtggtgagtaaattatctggatttttcttttaagaaaatggaatattcctttaaagcgtAGCTTaacacaatccattgaatcagattagaccattagcatcgcgctaaaaaataaccagagagtttagataattttcctatttaaaacttgactcttctgtagttacatcgtgtactaagatcaacggaaaattaaaagttgtgattttttaggcagatatggctaggaactatactctcattctggcgtaataatcaaggactttgctgtcgtaacatggctgcaggaggcatagtgatattacgcagtgcccgaaaatagtccctttgttaacttttttaatagcaggggactattttcgggcactgcgtaatatcattgcgcctactgcagccatgttatggcagcaaagtccttgattattacaccagaataagagtatagttcctagccatatctgcccaaaaaaataataatcgcaaatttaaattttctgtcgatcttagtacatgatgtaactagagaagagtcaagttttaaaaaactctttggttatttttaagcacggtgctaatggtctaattagattcaatggattatgctaagctatgctaaaagtggtaccgccagacccggagattggctgaatggattgcaaaacggtaaaaatcaaatgattaaatctaggggagctggaaaatgagtatatttaaaaataaaagtggagtgtccctttaaaatacagtatatgacaGTTCAGAGACTAGTAGCAAAAGTGCAAACACTAGTCTGGCTTTCAGCGCAAATGTGACGTAATGatgtcacaaatatgctaattagtaaGTCAAGAATTGATTTTGAATTGAATCGGGTCCttaagaatcgattttgaatcgatcACACGGATCGATCACACCAGCCCAACGAACCATACTTTGGGGTCAAACATACTAGGGTATGGTTCAAATAATGTGAATACATCCCAAGTCGCTCTAAATTAAAGGTGTTTTAGTTATTCAGGTTCAAATCAAACCattttatacacacacaaagtAAAAAGGATCGTACCGCTGACGCTGGAGTTTGCAGCACCGGTGTTGTTATTGGTGCTGTTATTGTTAGCGGGTTCATCATCATCGCTTGACTGGGGTATCTCGGGTTCAGCCGGGGCGGGCGTGCTCTCGGGCTCTTGTTCCAGGCGGCTCCGCAGTCCCAGGATTCGGTGATGCAGAGCTGCGGCCAGCTGACCGGCATCTTTAGAGCTCGCCTGAGAAACACCAGTAAAACATGAGAATGAGCCACAAACAGTATAAGGGAATAAACTGCAAAAGATATGCAAACTCAAAACAATTCAAGGTTTCATGACTGAAGTTACATAATGTAGACAATTTGTGTGAGTGAAAGTATTAAAGGAGAGTTTTACCGATATTAGGAAGACTTTCACACCCTGGTCCTCCGTATCCATTGCTGTGATACGAACGCTTTTCTCACTGGCTTTGTCCACCTGCATCTGAGGCCAAAGCTTTGTGTTCAGAATCAACCGTAGACTGCCCTGTGTTCGCATGACTACGATAAAGAGAAAGACGGATTGGTTGATGATGATCTATTCatagtcttgtgaaatgttgggATGGGCTTGTCGGTAAGTCTCTTACCTAATCTAGACCGTAAGGTGCCGTCGTCGGTGGACGCCATGTCGTTGAGTCTGAGCAGTCCGCGGCCTCGCTCGACCCACGACTGAACTGGTTTGTCAAACACAAACAACTTACACTGCATCTGTGGACAAAAGATTCACATCAGATCTGCATATAATCTGTTCCTCGTGTACATTTTGGCTAGTCTGATGACGCTTTTAGTGACCAGTAAGAGTAATGTTATTTTTCGGTCACGCATAAAAGGATGAGACCAGCCGGTAATCTTTTTAACATCTTTCACCTGTAAGACATTGCTCTCCGATTCCTCCCCGGTACGGACTTCCACCTTCTCGAGAATGCACTTCTTGGCAGTGGCTTTGGTGTAGGCGGCTGCAGACTCTTCAAGAGACTCGGTCACACTGTGATCTGGCATTCGCACATAGGaggacaaaaatattttatgtgcACATATGTACAAATCAACAGGACTGTACTGTAAGCAGCCCAACTGTATGGTACATACTGCCAACAATGGTACATACATTGCACTTGTGATGGTACTCAGTGAAAATAAGCACATACTCTTTTCAGGCGTGGCCTCTTGCGATGACGGCTCAGAGACCGGAGCTGAAGTATCTTTACTGCTCTCTGTTGAGGGCTCGCCTCCCTTAGGTGGGCTCTAAAATAAAGCGCACAAAAATACATACGTAATACATCCAAGACATAACCCGCTGTGTTTTTACTcgtgtttttaaataatttacagTCAAAGAAtagtcagggttcccacaccttagttaacttcaaattcaaggaccttttaaggactttccaggtccaataccctaaaattcaaggactaaatgtggggacacatttcaagtgagagcaaggttacatcgtgttacgtttaaagatacattgttacccttttgagggaactcgcgctgcgtcactgcggtgacactttagggacgcctccaggggtaagtgcatccgaatgtgtatatcaaattcaaccaatggtgatgcttaacaacaaagacagggtgatgcgggagccaggaagtatatcgctatctgaaatattgccaaagacggcattacagggacgcaggaagtatatcaagggagacgcagcgtctcgttcccttctcagggaacaacagttacatacgtaacttgAGACGTTTTCatctgtcaaacacaactatgcaaaaagattttatgatattatcctacactacacaagggaataatatggatttcaAGGACTTGTGGGAACTCTGAATAGTTCATCATTTATCCGTCCATCATGCTCTTTAAGACCTGGAACAAGATGCACGGGAAAACATTTATGATATTGTTTTGACTCCATTTACATCAGACCCCAGAAAAAATGTATGCCACACCGAACCAAGTCAGTCATGTGGGTGTGAAACAACACGAGTGTGAGAATGACAGGGTTCCTGCAGGTTTCACAAAgtcaaatttaagactttttaagacctttttaagaccattatgagtgaaatttaagaccaaagcggcacaatgatctcagaaattctcaaaacattatatttttattatatctttgtttatagtttttttttttgacaaataaaatccactaaTATGGGAAGATCAGTATGGTCAGCTGCTGATATGTGccttgttaacatgttttacactttctccacccatacgttatatgcataaatatgcgcTATTACGCCATCGCATTTATTCccctctctaattacacaataatgaaatgaaaaggaaatttactattaaaaggctgttcgtggtttgttgtgtgttgcAAACAAGGCCGTTTCTAAATCTGAAGGCTgtagcctccagaggtcgcatttgtaggctgcatatgaAAACTGTGTAACATTAAAGTTGACTCATTGTTGATGGCGCGGGACTTGACGGCCTGACtgttaagttgattttcaataaagcagtgttgattttttcGCTTCTGGGTCCTCTGTTTCAGAACCTTGCAAATGCTCTGGTAAGCCACGGGCTAGTATTAATTAACACAGAaaagatttttgcttataaaaaactgcatttaaggTTTGTTTCTCGCCAAACCTACAGTATACAATCGgatcacaacacctgaaatatagcttatggCATGAATTGCGTGGATTATAATAGCCTACATTTGTAtcctctttaaaaaataatgattaaaaattggATTGAAGTGACATTCAGTGACACGCAAAGTGCAGAACTTTTCTTTTTAGAGGCCCACCCATCAAATACATTCTTCCTCCGTCACTGATTTGTTCTACAGCATTTTAatttaccattttatttttttcggaCAACCTTTTCGGGAATAAATGGAGACaagaaatttaagacttggattaattaaatttaagacctaggGTGAAAATCTGgccatttttaagactttttatggccttaaatttaactttctaaATTTCGgactttttaagactttttaagaccccgcgggaaccctgaATGATGACAATTACAGTTTTCGTGTAGGGGTGGGCCGATACGATATTCAGTATCGACATTAGTCCGATATTGGCAAAAATGGCAGGATCGAATATCGAATAAGCCGGGAAGTACAATCTGATCCAACTTGGGGTAAAGCGCAACTTGCTGCGCAACATGAATTTGCACAAAGTTGCACTTTAAATTGTCCAAAGTTACaccttaaatttaatttttgatGATTAATTGTTTTGCTGGTTAACTATAAATGTTGCTACTaatctgaaacattaaaataaaaatgaagcagCAGTATTGCACAATGTTTCATTGAGTCATTTGTTGCACAGTAAAATGTTTGAGTTCTGTAGCTCTGTTTAAGGTTTTTGTACGGCTAGCACATGTGTTATTTACAGCTTAATTGATTAAAAGAGCGATAGAGATGATATTGGATCGGTATCGACAGATACTCAAGGTTGTGGTATCGATATCAGAcatgaaaaagtggtatcggcccAGCCCTATTTTCGTGTAAAGcatccctttaaaggaatagtctactcattttcaatattaaactatgttattaccttaactaagaattgttgatacatccctctatcatctgtgtgcgtgcacgtaagcgctggagcgcgctgcgacgcttcaatagcatttagcttagccccattcattcaatggtaccatttagagataaagttagaagtgaccaaacacatcaacgtttttcctatttaagacgagtagttatacgagcaagtttggtggtacaaaataaaacgtagcgcttttctaagcggatttaaaagaggaactatattttatggcgtaatagcacttttggtagtacttcgactcgcctgaaaagtccgctccccttctccctctcataatgggagagggaaggtgttactgcgccgagtcgaagtactcccaaaagtgctattacgccatacaatatagttcctcttttaaatccgcttagaaaagcgctacgttttattttgtaccaccaaacttgctcgtataactactcgtcttaaataggaaaaacgttgatgtgtttggtcacttctaactttatctctaaatggtaccattgaatgaatggggctaagctaaatgctttcgaagcgtcgcagcgcgctccagcgcttacgtgcacgcacacagatgatagagggatgtatcaacaattcttagttaaggtaataacatattttaatattgaaaatgagtagactattcctttaagtgtcaCATCTGTCTGAAGTAAAAACACccgattatttactcaccaagACTCTCTCAGACATGTTCTGGCCAAAGACAAACTTGGAGCCTTTATCTGAGCTGTTGGCAGCGTTAGTGCTGAAAACCAAACAGAGAAAGGTTTACAGAACCGGGCATAAATACTTGACCCAGAGAAAGAGAACATGCGGGAAAGATTCAAGAAGGTTAAAAGTCGGTTACCTAGGGGTGCCCATGTACTGTAGGAAATAATTTGTGCTCGCAGAATCTTGTGTGCCGTCCTTTGAGTTGCTGACTGTGTTGTTTTCCTCCAACTATAAAAAAGACAGTCACCAGTCAATGACGTGACACCTACATTTCCTGTCTGATGgcattattatttgttttaatgcATAAAAAGATACCAAATATGTAGTAATTCCACCATGCATGTACTCACTtgtaaaggattagtcaattttctttaaaaaaaaatcagaaattatgttttttgaagaaaacataccaggatttttctcattttaatggactttaatggaccccaatacttaagttttaatggaatattcctttaatgcataaacgatcccaaatgaggcaaaAGGGTTTTAtttagcgaaacaattgtcaaggattgtcaaaaataaaaaaatacgcacttttaaaccacaacttctcgtctttctcCAACTGTGTGATgagccagcgcaacctcatgtaatacgtcatcacgtcaagaggtcacggatgacgtatcgaaactacgcctcagtgtttacaagtgtgttgaaagaggaccgttcctacattgttgaatgtcaactgatactaattcatgtctttgtgtcagtttattgtttaaaatggtccgcaaatgtgcgttttatatatgtaacacgtgacctccatacgtcactacgcatttacgttaggtcgcgctggaccggacctagacgaaaagttgtggtttaaaagagcatatttttttatttttcttgtcaaaaatgacaatcgtttcgctagataagacccttatgcctcgtttgggatcgtttatagtcctttgaaactccgttgaaaaaaaactgttaagtgttgagttaagtattaattgttggtgtctattaaagtccattaaaatgagaaaaatcctaaaatgttttcctcaaaaaacataatttcttctcgactgaacaaagacagacatcaacattttggatgacatggtggtgagtaaattatctggatttttcttttaagaaaattgaatattcctttaatgcataAACGCTCCCAATGAGGCAAAAGGGTTTTAtttagcgaaacaattgtcaaggattgtcaaaaataaaaaaaaacgcacttttaaaccacaacttctcgtctttctcCAACTGTGTGATgagccagcgcaacctcacgtaatacgtcatcacgtcaagaggtcacggatgacgtatcgaaactacgccccagtgtttacaagtgtggagaaaaaggaccgttccgacgttgttgtatgtctaatgatactaattaatgtctttgtgtcagtttattgtttaaaatggtccgcaattTTGTATATGTAACATATGaactttccacgtcattacgcaattacgtgaggtcgcgttggctcatcacacagccggaggaagaacagaagttgtggtttaaaagtgcatatttttttatttttctggtcAAAAAATGTCAATCGTTTCGCTaggtaagacccttatgcctcgtttgaaatAGTATAGAGTCCttcgaaactgcaattttaaactgaattaaaattgttaagtgttggggtccattaaaatgagaaaatcctggtatgttttcctcaaaaaaaaacataatttcttctcgactgaacaaaaacagacatcaacattttggatgatatgatggtgagtaaattatctggattttttttaaagaaaattgactaatcctttaagtttttaaaaGCCATTCGTCATTTGtaaattttctgttttttaaagtgTCATCAAATCATTTGGTGCAACCTTTGACCATAACTGCTGTTTTGGAAAGTCTATAAAATTTCCTAATTTT
This window encodes:
- the LOC141349051 gene encoding ran-binding protein 3-like isoform X2 → MADLANEEKPAIAPPVFVFQKDKAQKRSADGSSAEDGDDSDRDDGEYCPPVKRERTSSLTQFPPSHSVPKNNIFMPSSLCQSPTGNSDSEPEEKPVGFRLKPPTLIHGQAPSAGVPSQKPKEHQRSVLRPAVLQAPPAKTLTDSIKTNSSCGTNGVGKFDDAASESSSVFQNNTESSDKSPKREKDGEENGGGRKEDSSQKDGGVDSTFVFGQNIKERAKLEENNTVSNSKDGTQDSASTNYFLQYMGTPSTNAANSSDKGSKFVFGQNMSERVLSPPKGGEPSTESSKDTSAPVSEPSSQEATPEKNHSVTESLEESAAAYTKATAKKCILEKVEVRTGEESESNVLQMQCKLFVFDKPVQSWVERGRGLLRLNDMASTDDGTLRSRLVMRTQGSLRLILNTKLWPQMQVDKASEKSVRITAMDTEDQGVKVFLISASSKDAGQLAAALHHRILGLRSRLEQEPESTPAPAEPEIPQSSDDDEPANNNSTNNNTGAANSSVSGNCENSETATSEST
- the LOC141349051 gene encoding ran-binding protein 3-like isoform X1; this translates as MADLANEEKPAIAPPVFVFQKDKAQKRSADGSSAEDGDDSDRDDGEYCPPVKRERTSSLTQFPPSHSVPKNNIFMPSSLCQSPTGNSDSEPEEKPVGFRLKPPTLIHGQAPSAGCFSGVPSQKPKEHQRSVLRPAVLQAPPAKTLTDSIKTNSSCGTNGVGKFDDAASESSSVFQNNTESSDKSPKREKDGEENGGGRKEDSSQKDGGVDSTFVFGQNIKERAKLEENNTVSNSKDGTQDSASTNYFLQYMGTPSTNAANSSDKGSKFVFGQNMSERVLSPPKGGEPSTESSKDTSAPVSEPSSQEATPEKNHSVTESLEESAAAYTKATAKKCILEKVEVRTGEESESNVLQMQCKLFVFDKPVQSWVERGRGLLRLNDMASTDDGTLRSRLVMRTQGSLRLILNTKLWPQMQVDKASEKSVRITAMDTEDQGVKVFLISASSKDAGQLAAALHHRILGLRSRLEQEPESTPAPAEPEIPQSSDDDEPANNNSTNNNTGAANSSVSGNCENSETATSEST